One segment of Tetrapisispora phaffii CBS 4417 chromosome 1, complete genome DNA contains the following:
- the TPHA0A02960 gene encoding glycosyltransferase family 15 protein (similar to Saccharomyces cerevisiae YUR1 (YJL139C) and KTR2 (YKR061W); ancestral locus Anc_1.209), which yields MKCTSYSLIFIVSTIFALIWDILYPICTNSVYSNANFDQLYKSLFIYNDEYFFEKSNEIKNKYLDITQRSLYDRLKFSTNTYDANVLYRDDPVDEIILDDNGQIIKQNATIFMLTRNWELPGVLHSMRSLEDRFNKNYHYDWVFLNDVPFDTQFIESTTAMASGDVYHGVIPTEHWDYPEGNDKTSLNISLSIMEEQGMVYGGSLSYRNMCRFNSGFFFRHELLQKYDYYFRVEPDVEYFCDFPYDPFKVMHDKDYKYGFVISTYEYEETIPSLWEAVEEYIEVYQDEFGIDNNKNMYDFITNKDTSRSWGVSVVSSSDYNLCHFWSNFEIGNLNFFRSEAYLKYFELLDSKMGFYSERWGDAPVHTIAASILLNKEEIIHFDEIGYQHLPFKTCPVSYYLRIKQKCQCDFDDKLNIDIQPNSCLPKYWIHGNGKTFVKE from the coding sequence ATGAAATGCACTTCATActcattaatatttattgtttcaacaatttttgCACTTATATGGGATATTTTATATCCTATTTGCACTAATAGCGTATATTCAAATGCCAATTTTGATCAACTTTacaaatcattatttatttataatgatgaatattttttcgaAAAATCTAACGAAATtaagaataaatatttagatataACGCAAAGATCACTTTATGATAGATTAAAATTCTCAACAAATACATATGATGCCAATGTTTTATACAGAGATGACCCAGTAGATGAAATCATATTAGATGACAATGGTCAAataattaaacaaaatgcAACCATCTTCATGCTAACTAGGAATTGGGAACTTCCGGGCGTGCTGCATTCTATGAGATCTTTAGAAGATAggtttaataaaaattatcacTATGATTGGGTATTTCTAAATGATGTCCCATTCGATACTCAATTCATTGAGTCAACGACTGCAATGGCGAGTGGTGACGTTTACCACGGTGTAATTCCGACTGAGCATTGGGATTATCCAGAAGGAAATGATAAAACATCGTTAAATATATCGTTGAGTATCATGGAAGAACAAGGTATGGTTTACGGTGGTTCATTATCTTACAGGAATATGTGCCGTTTCAATTCTGGATTTTTCTTTAGACATGAATTATTACAGAAATACgattattattttagaGTTGAACCCGATGTTGAATATTTCTGTGATTTTCCATATGATCCTTTCAAAGTAATGCATGATAAAGACTATAAATATGGTTTTGTGATATCGACATATGAATATGAAGAGACAATACCGTCACTATGGGAAGCAGTTgaagaatatattgaagTATACCAAGATGAATTTGGTATAGATAACAATAAGAACATGTATGATTTCATCACCAATAAAGATACTAGTAGATCATGGGGAGTTAGTGTGGTAAGTTCCTCAGATTATAATCTATGTCATTTCTGGTCGAACTTTGAAATTGGTAACTTAAACTTCTTTAGAAGTGAAgcatatttaaaatattttgaattactTGATTCTAAGATGGGATTTTACTCCGAAAGATGGGGAGACGCGCCTGTACATACAATAGCAGCatctatattattgaataaagaagaaattattcattttgatgaaattgGTTACCAACATTTACCTTTTAAAACTTGTCCagtttcttattatttacgtattaaacaaaaatgcCAGTGTGATTTTGACGATAAACTGAACATCGATATTCAACCTAACAGTTGTCTGCCGAAATACTGGATTCACGGAAATGGAAAAACATTTGTTAAAGAGTAA
- the TPHA0A02970 gene encoding glycosyltransferase family 8 protein (similar to Saccharomyces cerevisiae GLG2 (YJL137C) and GLG1 (YKR058W); ancestral locus Anc_1.212), with the protein MKGETAVCTLLYSLDYLPGVFTLGTRINKVLSSTECTVKFKVVLLVNESLWKNDISEEVKELLNKLFDNIIQIRPLNGQQLIEGLNKSNKNLLNRPELLFAVIKLKLWSLVEFEKIVYLDCDTLPIQNLFFNNILQDTKVQTKYQISASSDIGWPDMFNSGVMVIIPDLEVYDELTNFALNNISLDSSDQGILNQFFNPFFHKLSKSRLSKYSLLRLPFVYNITIPNNGYQYSPALNYFKNEIQCVHFIGVNKPWRITDGSRDENEYSNMWKNMYREFQLDYLLLNYMQKINLNSSINDIDSHCLNQLLKNHKTESQKDNNIQVPAQFNENKAKSDFVEHIIQESPNEPSSSTVISQSVDFKELQFKSGNESVPNTALYRNNVLITYEKKDELDTVNNNISFMATHPIERASDNIIYGKEMPLNQLVAPLPKEQLRKNTFLEDGTKNGTTVFDWEKTNYLEETERVFPDDTNGNLNLQRQDKTKYTTTTLQPSSAPQTQMPPKKKSDNNSTNNKRHNIPPIFEWENTDYLNTVTRTFPEDD; encoded by the coding sequence atgaaggGAGAAACTGCTGTATGCACATTATTGTATTCATTGGATTATTTACCAGGTGTATTTACACTAGGAACTCGAATTAACAAAGTTTTATCAAGTACGGAGTGCACAGTAAAATTCAAGGTAGTTTTACTTGTCAATGAATCATTATGGAAAAATGACATATCTGAAGAAGTCAAGGAACTACTAAATAAATTGTTTGATAATATCATCCAGATTCGTCCATTGAATGGTCAACAATTGATCGAAGGTTTAAATAAAAGCAATAAAAACTTACTAAATAGACCAGAATTACTTTTTGCAGTAATCAAGCTTAAACTATGGAGTTTAGTTGAATTCGAAAAAATTGTTTACTTAGATTGTGACACTCTTCCCATACAAAATctgttttttaataatattctacAAGATACTAAAGTACAAACTAAGTACCAGATTTCAGCAAGTTCTGATATAGGATGGCCAGACATGTTTAATTCTGGAGTAATGGTGATCATACCAGATTTGGAGGTATACGATGAATTAACTAATTTTGCTCTaaacaatatttcattaGACTCCTCAGATCAAGGTATTTTAAACCAATTCTTTAATCCTTTTTTTCataaattatctaaaaGTAGACTATCCAAATATAGCCTATTGAGATTACCATTTGTGTATAATATAACAATACCAAACAATGGCTATCAATATTCACCAGCATTGaactattttaaaaatgagaTCCAATGCGTTCATTTTATTGGTGTGAATAAACCTTGGAGAATTACTGATGGTAGTAGggatgaaaatgaatattcCAATATGTGGAAAAATATGTATAGAGAATTCCAACTAGATTACCTGTTACTCAACTATatgcaaaaaataaatcttaattcttcaataaatgatatCGATAGTCACTgtttaaatcaattattgaaaaatcataAAACTGAATCCCAAAAggataataatattcaagtTCCAGCtcaatttaatgaaaataaagcTAAATCTGATTTCGTGGAACATATTATACAAGAATCACCAAATGAACCTTCATCCAGCACTGTTATTAGCCAGAGCGTTGATTTCAAAGAACTACAGTTCAAATCCGGCAATGAGTCTGTACCAAATACTGCATTATATCGTAACAACGTATTAATAACGtatgaaaagaaagatgaaTTAGATACTGTTAATAACAACATCTCTTTCATGGCAACACATCCGATTGAAAGAGCATctgataatataatatatggTAAAGAAATGCCATTAAACCAACTTGTGGCACCACTACCCAAAGAACAACTTAGAAAAAACACATTTTTAGAGGATGGAACTAAAAATGGAACAACTGTTTTTGATTGGGAAAAAACTAATTACTTAGAAGAAACTGAAAGAGTATTTCCTGACGATACAAATGGTAATCTCAATTTGCAACGACAagataaaacaaaatacaCAACAACAACCTTGCAACCGTCATCGGCACCTCAAACTCAGATGCCaccaaagaaaaaatccgataataatagtactaataataaacgACATAATATTCCGCCTATTTTTGAATGGGAAAACACAGATTATTTGAATACAGTAACTAGAACTTTCCCTGAAGATGACTGA
- the TIM17 gene encoding protein transporter TIM17 (similar to Saccharomyces cerevisiae TIM17 (YJL143W); ancestral locus Anc_1.206) translates to MSADHSRDPCPIVILNDFGGAFAMGAIGGLVWHGIKGFRNSPLGERGIGAVSSIKARAPVVGGNFGVWGGLFSTFDCGVKAVRKREDPWNAIIAGFFTGGALAIRGGWKHTRNSAITCACLLGVIEGVGLMFQRYAAWQAKPMAPPLPEGAGSSQAQPLQA, encoded by the coding sequence ATGTCCGCTGATCATTCAAGAGATCCATGTCCAATTGtcattttaaatgattttggTGGTGCCTTTGCTATGGGTGCCATTGGTGGTTTAGTTTGGCATGGTATAAAGGGGTTTAGAAATTCTCCATTAGGTGAGCGTGGTATAGGGGCTGTAAGCTCTATTAAAGCTCGTGCTCCAGTAGTAGGAGGTAACTTTGGTGTATGGGGTGGTTTGTTCTCCACCTTTGATTGTGGTGTGAAAGCAGTTAGAAAGAGAGAAGATCCATGGAATGCGATCATTGCCGGTTTCTTTACTGGTGGTGCTTTAGCTATTAGAGGCGGTTGGAAACATACCAGAAATAGTGCTATCACTTGTGCCTGTCTACTGGGCGTTATTGAAGGTGTTGGTTTGATGTTTCAAAGATATGCAGCATGGCAAGCTAAACCTATGGCTCCTCCATTACCTGAAGGTGCAGGATCTTCTCAAGCTCAACCATTACAAGCTTAA
- the RPA34 gene encoding DNA-directed RNA polymerase I subunit RPA34 (similar to Saccharomyces cerevisiae RPA34 (YJL148W); ancestral locus Anc_1.201) — protein sequence MSKSSHLSKEYLSDSDADSDREEIPSFKVPKHYRKIANLKKFPKLSKNEQLWLIKLPKGLDPSSLKTLPLSNGVISVAESNEKYLLSEDLTQNLSSNLVLLSSNADKETLSVNIGGSKKSDSVKFDKILTVSKVAAIPDIDYEKVRTPRKNVTKLENLQLKHFATGYDAKDFGLDDSKQLSTEKKSTEKEHKKEHKKEHKSKKRSHKKSDDSSNKKKKKDKSRGED from the coding sequence atgtcCAAATCTTCACATTTATCTAAAGAATATCTATCAGACTCTGATGCTGATAGTGACAGAGAAGAGATTCCTTCATTTAAGGTCCCAAAACATTATAGGAAGATTGccaatttgaagaaatttcCAAAACTATCAAAGAATGAACAGCTTTGGTTGATTAAATTACCGAAAGGATTAGATCCATCAAGTTTAAAAACTTTGCCTTTATCGAATGGTGTGATATCAGTTGCAGAGAGCAATgagaaatatttattatccGAAGATTTAACACAAAATTTATCGTCAAATTTAGTCTTATTAAGTTCAAACGCTGATAAAGAAACTTTATCTGTTAATATAGGTGGTTCTAAAAAAAGTGATTCtgttaaatttgataaaattttgaCAGTAAGTAAAGTTGCTGCTATACCAGATATTGATTATGAAAAAGTTAGAACTCCACGTAAAAATGTCACTAAACTCgaaaatttacaattgaaaCATTTCGCAACTGGCTATGATGCAAAAGATTTTGGTTTAGATGATAGTAAACAACTTTCCACTGAAAAGAAATCGACTGAGAAAGAACATAAGAAAGAACATAAGAAAGAACATAAGAGTAAGAAGAGAAGTCATAAAAAAAGTGATGACTCTTcaaacaagaagaagaagaaggatAAATCTAGGGGAGAAGATTAG
- the SMT1 gene encoding Smt1p (similar to Saccharomyces cerevisiae YJL147C; ancestral locus Anc_1.203) produces MKNIRYNSLKRLFSQLNSGNILNKNKNRVKDDNEELKNTIKYLIQNANTNDSIKFPYKNNSNIKKEQIKHIETISNVLNRSLPEVDVKKKNVEQHYQVLFSQLKNIVEKSISNTNSNTISNEDKTSTLYNELMLLKYNNRTPANRVNTLIKILLHKDFKEYPKVWNNITFFDNRLDRVNISLLLFYKTHNQQIYDAYFDDWLENYNSLSIPIKRIMWRCMSVPKDNHNVIKLLDILTMEKSQVIKPLDIMVIFQSLYKQNHALVDDSTIRTYCTEPLTTNQMLFIQVLKTLSKYSHQNDGDISLDLYIPKAKDWITSIVKLSVENKLCAEINDVSEIPMHNTKSLSNNSQGISFYKFKFIRALDINIQEIRLFCNPKRDEYKYAQLLNELDAITESLLQEEKEIKSLMSIKFI; encoded by the coding sequence atgaaaaatattaggTACAATTCATTGAAGAGGCTCTTTTCTCAATTGAATAGTGGTAATATActgaataaaaataaaaatagagtcaaagatgataatgaagaattgaaaaatactatcaaatatttgattcaGAATGCTAATACAAATGATTCTATAAAATTTccatataaaaataacagtAACATAAAGAAAGAGCAAATTAAGCATATAGAGACAATATCAAATGTACTCAATAGATCCTTGCCGGAAGTGGAtgtgaagaagaaaaatgtAGAACAGCATTATCAGGTACTGTTTTctcaattaaaaaatattgtcgaaaaatcaatttcaaatacaaattcaaatacaataagtaatgaagataaaacaTCAACATTGTATAATGAATTGATgctattaaaatataataatagaacCCCTGCTAATAGAGTAAATACTCTCATTAAGATACTATTACACAAGGATTTTAAGGAATATCCAAAGGTTTGGAATAACATAACGTTCTTTGACAATAGATTAGATAGAGTTAACATAtcgttattattgttttataaaaCCCATAACCAACAAATATATGATGCCTATTTTGATGATTGGTTGGAAAATTACAATTCGTTATCCATTccaataaaaagaataatgtGGAGATGCATGTCAGTGCCAAAAGATAATCATAATGTCATTAAGTTGTTAGATATATTAACCATGGAGAAAAGCCAAGTCATCAAACCACTGGATATTATGgtgatatttcaatctttATACAAACAAAATCATGCATTGGTGGATGACAGCACTATTCGTACATATTGTACCGAGCCGTTAACAACTAATCAAATGTTGTTCATACAGgttttaaaaacattatcaAAGTATTCTCATCAGAATGATGGTGATATCTCATTGGATTTATATATCCCAAAAGCTAAAGATTGGATAACGAGCATCGTTAAATTAAGTGtggaaaataaattatgtGCAGAAATTAATGATGTATCTGAAATCCCAATGCATAACACTAAGTCTCTGAGCAACAACTCCCAAGGCATatctttttataaatttaaattcatcaGGGCACTAGACATTAATATCCAAGAGATACgtttattttgtaatcCTAAAAGGGATGAATACAAATATGCACAATTATTGAATGAACTTGATGCAATTACTGAAAGTTTGCTTCAAGAAGAAAAGGAAATAAAATCGCTTATgtcaattaaatttatataa
- the TRM2 gene encoding tRNA (uracil(54)-C(5))-methyltransferase (similar to Saccharomyces cerevisiae TRM2 (YKR056W); ancestral locus Anc_1.214) — MFLRNSSRLISALPSSTILRHYHKNSFISKMSSLNATVPSAMPIDNAANEYRKRVLSDSSNEPVQSQKKGKKLKLKKYKAKKVDSTSPLGVLQFEIDELLNSENLTRKSVVNDISSILNDKVKDESSVTSKYHRVVTDVKVLSVSANGDGLAIIDNPVEDNKKQVVIIPFGLPGDIVEIRVFKTHPHYVESDLLKVIKKSDIRKDDLIKCKYFGKCSGCQYQFLTYDEQLIMKRNTVANAYKYFAPKLCKEELIPKIGDTIASPLQYGYRTKLTPHFDVPRKVKEFEEKPPLGFGQKGRPHWRTETISEGGSASILDIEECIIGTDIINKGMSNERKKFDEEFTKYKKGATFLLREHTRVIDSNTNVGKIIEEEEASKDSSNDNKISYIELNDEQNNKPLVKTCVTNSRQIVTEYVDGYTFQFSAGEFFQNNNSILPVVTQYVRENLILPDVNGESAPRYLVDCYCGSGLFSICSSKGVDKVIGVEISADSVSFAIKNAENNGVKNCNFIVGKAEKLFESIDVPNDRTSVILDPPRKGCDELFLKQLAEYNPAKIVYISCNVHSQARDVEYFLKETENGKLYKMDSLRGFDFFPQTHHVEGVCVLTRV, encoded by the coding sequence ATGTTTTTAAGAAATTCGTCAAGATTAATTTCGGCGTTACCTTCATCAACTATTCTTAGGCACTATcataaaaattcatttatatcaaaaatgTCATCCTTGAATGCAACTGTTCCTAGTGCAATGCCAATTGATAATGCTGCTAATGAGTATAGAAAACGTGTTTTATCTGACAGTTCAAATGAACCTGTTCAGTCTCAAAAGAAGggaaagaaattgaaattaaaaaaatataaagcTAAGAAAGTTGATTCAACTTCTCCACTTGGAGTTTTACagtttgaaattgatgagCTTTTAAATAGTGAAAACTTGACTCGAAAGTCTGTAGTTAATGATATTAGTTCgatattaaatgataaagtCAAAGATGAATCTTCCGTCACATCTAAATACCACCGTGTTGTCACTGATGTTAAAGTTTTATCAGTTAGTGCAAATGGTGATGGTTTAGCTATTATTGATAACCCAGTTGAAGACAATAAAAAGCAAGTTGTTATCATTCCATTTGGTTTACCTGGCGATATAGTCGAAATTAGAGTTTTCAAGACTCATCCACATTATGTTGAAAGTGATCTATTAAAAGTAATTAAAAAGTCTGATATACGTAAGGACGACCTTATTAAATGTAAATACTTTGGTAAATGTTCAGGTTGTCAGTATCAGTTCTTAACTTACGACGAACAGTTGATCATGAAAAGAAATACTGTTGCAAATGCCTACAAATATTTTGCACCAAAATTATGCAAAGAGGAACTCATTCCCAAGATTGGAGATACGATTGCCTCTCCACTACAATATGGTTACAGAACAAAGTTAACTCCACATTTTGATGTTCCAAGGAAAGTGAAAGAATTCGAAGAGAAGCCTCCGTTAGGTTTTGGACAAAAAGGTAGACCTCATTGGAGAACAGAAACAATATCTGAAGGCGGAAGCGCTTCGATCCTGGATATCGAAGAATGTATCATAGGTACAGACATTATCAACAAAGGTATGTCAAATGAAAGgaaaaaatttgatgaagAGTTCACTAAATACAAGAAAGGTGcaacttttttattaagaGAACATACAAGAGTAATTGATTCCAATACTAATGTTggtaaaattattgaagaagaagaggcTTCCAAAGACTCATCGAAtgacaataaaatatcatacATTGAACTTAATGATGAACAGAATAATAAACCATTAGTCAAAACATGTGTAACAAACTCTAGACAGATTGTTACCGAGTATGTCGATGGTTATACATTCCAATTCAGTGCTGGTgaatttttccaaaataataactcCATTCTACCAGTAGTTACTCAATATGTACGTGAAAATTTAATACTACCAGACGTTAATGGCGAGTCGGCTCCAAGATATCTAGTTGACTGTTACTGTGGTTCTGGGCTATTTAGTATTTGTAGTTCCAAAGGTGTGGATAAGGTCATTGGTGTTGAAATTTCTGCTGATAGTGTTTCATTTGCTATTAAGAACGCAGAAAATAATGGTGTCAAAAACTGTAACTTCATTGTTGGCAAAGCTGAGAAACTATTTGAATCTATTGATGTTCCAAATGATAGAACTTCGGTTATATTGGATCCGCCAAGAAAAGGTTGTGACGAACTGTTTTTGAAACAGTTAGCAGAATACAATCCAGCTAAGATTGTGTACATTTCTTGTAACGTGCATTCACAAGCTAGAGACGTTGAgtattttttgaaagaaaCTGAAAATGGTAAACTATACAAAATGGACAGTTTAAGAGGTTTCGATTTCTTTCCACAAACACATCATGTTGAAGGTGTTTGTGTTCTTACGAGGGTTTAA
- the IDS2 gene encoding Ids2p (similar to Saccharomyces cerevisiae IDS2 (YJL146W); ancestral locus Anc_1.204), translating to MEYTNKSIDEGMVFEGDVSLEDGDLAELVRKSWSEPQETINDIPYTIDSPISSAIDSSLGTNESSGVTQGNDHIDTTSIAGDQLADDDYVNIKANAIDYTKASNSNNSEGTNGSGDPTNRDIYDYQLFKRHYSLADTTSDALTEIWNNFQLDNKETTNNSLLLRNVEPLNPPLDIEIDADVDLIYNDHSARQRKGSIVEVQWVRQLLNPRSSFSGVSQYSVEPDSIDKNKLWVTIIDENTTIDIIKSIIVLHQSLRQVNSRFEFAVLNLIPYYTSNKSAIQKLDLKLLNIANIRIIDVSNEVTHILAYNGSQINPNISKLALFLQFINDDYELICYLSPTLMVTQNIDELLCSEEICDKIDNETCVLLTNNNVDLVGKGVNSSPIEVNEDDIDNNELDLVLFRPISEVGMCVKEYFTCYGNEDINHQKLMEQSNSQILKQLFAASWQHLNSDGYLQHLTSYVKVDDINCKILDYRKLKPWNVDDNTRKDILHNPLYGHWYHTWYNSMKR from the coding sequence ATGGAATATACTAACAAATCGATTGATGAGGGAATGGTGTTTGAAGGTGATGTTTCGTTAGAGGACGGTGATTTGGCTGAATTGGTAAGGAAATCCTGGTCAGAGCCCCAGGAAACAATTAATGATATACCGTATACAATCGATTCCCCAATTAGTTCTGCTATAGATAGTAGTTTGGGCACGAATGAATCAAGTGGGGTAACCCAAGGTAATGATCATATAGATACAACAAGTATAGCTGGAGACCAACTCGCCGATGATGACtatgttaatattaaagcaaATGCCATCGACTATACAAAAGCATCAAATAGTAACAACAGTGAAGGTACTAATGGTAGCGGTGATCCGACAAACAGAGATATCTATGattatcaattgtttaAACGTCATTACAGTCTGGCAGACACAACTTCCGATGCGTTGACTGAGATTTGGAATAACTTTCAACTggataataaagaaacgACTAATAATTCTCTGCTGTTGAGAAATGTCGAGCCGCTAAATCCACCGCTGGATATAGAAATTGATGCAGATGTcgatttaatatataatgacCATTCGGCTCGTCAAAGAAAAGGCTCAATAGTGGAAGTTCAATGGGTAAGACAACTATTAAACCCAAGGAGTTCTTTCTCTGGTGTCTCACAATACTCTGTTGAACCGGACtctattgataaaaataagttGTGGGTCACTATAATCGATGAGAACACAACAatagatattattaaatccATAATTGTTTTGCATCAATCACTGAGACAAGTTAATTCACGTTTCGAATTCGctgttttaaatttgatcCCATATTATACTTCCAATAAGTCAGCTATCCAAAAACTTGAtttaaaacttttaaatatagCAAATATTAGAATAATAGACGTCTCAAACGAGGTCACACATATACTAGCGTACAATGGCTCCCAAATAAATCCAAACATATCAAAACTGGCATTATTCttacaatttattaatgatgACTATGAATTAATTTGTTATCTATCACCAACTTTAATGGTGACGCAAAACATCGATGAATTATTATGCAGCGAAGAAATCTGCGATAAAATCGATAATGAAACATGTGTACTACTTACAAACAACAATGTCGATCTTGTCGGTAAAGGTGTAAACAGTTCACCAATAGAAGTTAATGAAGACGATAtcgataataatgaattagatTTAGTATTGTTCCGTCCGATTAGTGAAGTTGGCATGTGTGTTAAGGAATATTTTACTTGTTACGGTAATGAAGACATCAACCATCAGAAACTAATGGAACAATCAAACAgtcaaatattgaaacaaCTTTTTGCAGCTTCATGGCAACATTTAAACTCTGATGGTTATCTACAACATTTAACCAGTTACGTAAAAGTTGATGACATAAACTGTAAAATACTCGATTATAGGAAACTTAAACCGTGGAATGTCGATGATAACACAAGAAAGGACATTTTACACAACCCTCTATATGGTCATTGGTATCATACGTGGTACAATTCTATGAAAAGATAG